From Ramlibacter tataouinensis, the proteins below share one genomic window:
- the rpmJ gene encoding 50S ribosomal protein L36 encodes MRVSASVKKICRNCKIIRRKGVVRVICTDPRHKQRQG; translated from the coding sequence ATGAGAGTTTCGGCTTCCGTCAAGAAGATCTGCCGCAACTGCAAGATCATCCGCCGCAAGGGTGTGGTCCGCGTGATCTGCACCGATCCGCGCCACAAGCAGCGCCAGGGCTGA
- a CDS encoding DNA-directed RNA polymerase subunit alpha, producing MQTNLLKPKAINVEQLGTNRAKVTLEPFERGYGHTLGNALRRVLLSSMLGYAATEVTIAGVLHEYSSIDGVQEDVVSILLNLKGVVFKLHNRDEVTLSLRKDGEGVVTAADIQTPHDVEIINPDHVIAHLSQGGKIDMQIKVEKGRGYVPGTMRRYADEPTKSIGRIVLDASFSPVKRVSYTVESARVEQRTDLDKLVVEIETNGAITAEDAVRASAKILVEQLAVFAQLEGSELAAFDQPVQRSSQQFDPILLRPVDELELTVRSANCLKAENIYYIGDLIQRTENELLKTPNLGRKSLNEIKEVLASRGLTLGMKLESWPPAGLDKR from the coding sequence ATGCAAACCAACCTGCTGAAACCCAAAGCCATCAACGTTGAGCAGCTCGGCACCAACCGGGCCAAGGTGACGCTCGAGCCGTTCGAGCGCGGCTATGGCCACACGCTGGGCAACGCCCTGCGCCGCGTGCTGCTTTCGTCGATGCTGGGGTATGCGGCAACCGAGGTCACCATTGCCGGTGTCCTGCACGAGTACTCGTCGATCGACGGCGTCCAGGAAGACGTGGTCAGCATCCTGCTGAACCTCAAGGGCGTGGTCTTCAAGCTCCACAACCGCGATGAAGTCACCCTGTCGCTGCGCAAGGACGGCGAAGGCGTGGTCACCGCGGCCGACATCCAGACGCCGCACGACGTCGAGATCATCAACCCCGACCATGTGATCGCGCACCTGTCGCAAGGCGGCAAGATCGACATGCAGATCAAGGTCGAGAAGGGCCGTGGCTACGTGCCGGGCACCATGCGCCGCTACGCCGACGAGCCCACCAAGTCGATCGGCCGCATCGTGCTGGACGCCTCCTTCTCGCCGGTCAAGCGCGTGAGCTACACGGTCGAAAGCGCCCGCGTCGAGCAGCGCACCGACCTGGACAAGCTGGTGGTCGAGATCGAGACCAACGGCGCCATCACCGCCGAGGACGCGGTGCGTGCCTCCGCCAAGATCCTGGTCGAACAGCTCGCGGTGTTCGCGCAGCTGGAAGGCAGCGAACTCGCAGCCTTCGACCAGCCGGTGCAGCGCAGCTCGCAGCAGTTCGACCCGATCCTGCTGCGTCCTGTCGACGAGCTCGAGCTCACGGTGCGTTCGGCCAACTGCCTGAAGGCCGAGAACATCTACTACATCGGCGACCTGATCCAGCGTACCGAGAACGAGCTGCTCAAGACCCCGAACCTGGGCCGCAAGTCGCTCAACGAAATCAAGGAAGTTCTGGCTTCGCGCGGCCTCACGCTGGGCATGAAGCTGGAGTCCTGGCCGCCCGCCGGCCTGGACAAACGTTAA
- a CDS encoding heme-copper oxidase subunit III, with amino-acid sequence MTIGLVSLSLLMVVIVGWLFRQTLNVQPWEAQAVPAAPARVSGHRPMAKVALWVFLGVATSLFALFISAYAMRLSFNDWTPLPQPRLLMLNTAILVGASLAMEWTVRAARRGQPRSVRQGLWVSGLFTFGFLAGQLVVWKQFSDAGFYLTTSAATSFFYLLTAAHGLHVLGGLVAWGLASIRARRVSEVGRVRLVVELCATYWHFLLAVWIVLYALLTSSDFGLAICTTSF; translated from the coding sequence ATGACCATCGGCCTCGTGTCTCTCTCGCTCCTGATGGTGGTCATCGTGGGGTGGCTGTTCCGTCAGACCCTCAATGTGCAACCCTGGGAGGCCCAGGCCGTGCCGGCAGCACCTGCGCGCGTCTCGGGGCACCGTCCCATGGCGAAGGTGGCGTTGTGGGTGTTCCTGGGCGTCGCGACCTCGCTGTTCGCGCTGTTCATCAGCGCCTATGCAATGCGCCTGAGCTTCAACGACTGGACGCCGCTGCCGCAGCCCCGCCTGCTGATGCTGAACACCGCCATTCTGGTCGGCGCCAGCCTGGCGATGGAGTGGACGGTGCGCGCCGCGCGGCGCGGCCAGCCGCGCAGTGTGCGGCAGGGCCTGTGGGTCAGCGGCTTGTTCACCTTCGGCTTCCTGGCCGGCCAGCTGGTCGTGTGGAAGCAGTTCAGCGACGCCGGCTTCTACCTCACCACCAGCGCCGCCACGTCTTTCTTCTACCTGCTGACGGCGGCCCATGGCCTGCACGTCCTGGGCGGACTGGTCGCATGGGGGCTCGCGTCGATTCGCGCGCGGCGCGTGTCGGAGGTCGGACGCGTGCGGCTCGTCGTCGAACTGTGCGCGACGTACTGGCACTTCCTGCTTGCCGTCTGGATCGTGCTGTACGCGCTGCTGACCTCGAGCGACTTCGGGCTGGCCATCTGCACGACGTCCTTCTGA
- the infA gene encoding translation initiation factor IF-1, with protein MAKDDVIQMQGEVIENLPNATFRVKLENGHVVLGHISGKMRMHYIRILPGDKVTVELTPYDLSRARIVFRAK; from the coding sequence ATGGCCAAGGACGATGTCATCCAGATGCAGGGCGAGGTGATCGAAAACCTCCCCAATGCCACCTTCCGGGTCAAGCTGGAAAACGGCCATGTGGTGCTCGGCCATATTTCGGGAAAGATGCGGATGCACTACATCCGCATCCTCCCGGGTGACAAGGTCACCGTTGAATTGACGCCCTACGACTTGTCGCGGGCACGGATTGTGTTCCGCGCAAAGTAA
- a CDS encoding uracil-DNA glycosylase, with translation MSDLTDKLLATLPPGRAGLFNPWADSCPHQAPGSDAAQRMQRLRQHLDGEVRLILVGEAPGYQGCRYSGVAFTSERLLLEGAIPRIPAPAGRLSSRRLPFSEPSATTVWRALKTLGIEDCAILWNAVPLHPHHPGVPWSNRRPTLEELRLGTPALRILRAAWPRATFVPVGRTAQAALQHARIAAASCVRHPAHGGALKFCQDLNARCLMPSDANMR, from the coding sequence ATGTCCGACCTCACTGACAAGCTATTGGCCACGCTGCCGCCTGGACGCGCCGGCCTGTTCAATCCGTGGGCCGACAGCTGCCCGCATCAGGCGCCCGGCAGCGACGCTGCGCAACGCATGCAGCGCCTGCGGCAACACCTCGATGGCGAGGTCAGGCTGATCCTCGTCGGTGAGGCGCCCGGTTACCAGGGTTGCCGCTACAGCGGCGTGGCCTTCACCAGCGAGCGCTTGCTGCTCGAGGGCGCGATTCCGCGAATACCCGCGCCGGCGGGCCGCCTGTCGAGCCGACGTCTGCCGTTTTCCGAGCCCTCGGCAACGACCGTGTGGCGCGCGCTGAAGACATTGGGGATCGAGGACTGCGCCATCTTGTGGAATGCCGTGCCGCTTCACCCGCATCACCCCGGTGTTCCCTGGTCCAACCGCAGACCCACGCTCGAGGAACTGAGGCTTGGCACGCCGGCGCTCAGGATTCTGCGGGCGGCTTGGCCGCGGGCCACCTTCGTGCCGGTCGGCAGGACGGCGCAGGCGGCGCTACAGCACGCCCGGATCGCGGCGGCGTCGTGCGTGCGCCATCCCGCCCATGGCGGCGCGCTGAAGTTCTGTCAGGACCTAAATGCCCGTTGTCTGATGCCGTCGGACGCGAATATGCGATAA
- the rplQ gene encoding 50S ribosomal protein L17 translates to MRHGHGLRKLNRTSEHRLAMLRNMMNSLLEHEVIKTTVPKAKELRRVVEPMITLAKEPTVANKRLAFDRLRNRDIVTKLFAELGPRYKARPGGYTRILKMGFRVGDNAPMALVELVDRPEPTENATAGEQTQA, encoded by the coding sequence ATGCGCCACGGACACGGACTCCGTAAACTGAACCGCACCAGCGAGCACCGCCTCGCGATGCTGCGCAACATGATGAATTCGCTGCTCGAGCACGAGGTGATCAAGACCACGGTGCCGAAGGCGAAGGAACTGCGCCGCGTGGTCGAGCCCATGATCACCCTGGCCAAGGAGCCGACGGTTGCCAACAAGCGCCTGGCGTTCGACCGCCTGCGCAACCGCGACATCGTCACCAAGCTGTTCGCCGAACTGGGTCCTCGCTACAAGGCGCGCCCGGGCGGCTACACCCGCATTCTGAAGATGGGTTTCCGCGTCGGCGACAACGCGCCGATGGCGCTGGTCGAGCTCGTGGATCGGCCCGAGCCCACTGAAAATGCAACGGCCGGCGAGCAAACGCAGGCCTGA
- the rpsM gene encoding 30S ribosomal protein S13 yields MARIAGINIPPHQHAEIGLTAIFGIGRTRARKICEACGIAYSKKVKDLTDADLEKIRDQIAQITIEGDLRRETTMNIKRLMDIGCYRGFRHRRGLPMRGQRTRTNARTRKGPRKAAQALKK; encoded by the coding sequence ATGGCACGTATCGCTGGCATCAACATTCCGCCGCACCAGCACGCCGAAATCGGCCTGACGGCGATCTTCGGCATCGGCCGCACGCGCGCTCGCAAGATTTGCGAGGCCTGCGGCATTGCCTACTCGAAGAAGGTCAAGGACCTCACCGACGCCGACCTCGAGAAGATCCGCGACCAGATCGCCCAGATCACGATCGAGGGCGACCTGCGCCGCGAAACGACGATGAACATCAAGCGCCTGATGGACATCGGCTGCTACCGCGGCTTCCGCCATCGCCGCGGCCTGCCCATGCGCGGCCAGCGCACCCGCACCAACGCCCGTACCCGCAAGGGTCCGCGCAAGGCGGCGCAGGCGCTCAAGAAATAA
- a CDS encoding cbb3-type cytochrome c oxidase subunit I, translating to MTAYVAHDESEFAPPAEVGEVELYHPKTFIGKYIWSQDAKVIAVQYALTAIGIGLVALVLSWLMRLQLGFPDRFSFIDPHNYLQFVSMHGMIMVIYLLTALFLGGFGNYLIPLMVGARDMVFPYVNMLSYWVYLAAVLLLVASFFVPGGPTGAGWTLYPPQAILDGTPGSHAGIILMLLSLCVFIVGFTMGGLNYVVTVLQARTRGMTMMRLPLTVWGIFMATILALLAFPALFVSCIMMLLDLTLGTSFFMPALVSKGQQLDYSGGTPLLFQHLFWFFGHPEVYIVALPAFGIVSDLISTHARKNIFGYRMMVWAILVIGGLSFIVWAHHMYVSGMNPYFGFFFATTTLLIAIPTAIKVYNWVLTLWRGNIHLTVPMLFAIAFIFTFVNGGLTGLFLGNVVVDLPLSDTMFVVAHFHMVMGIAPILVVFGAIYHWYPKITGRMLDDGLGKLHFWVTFVGTYAIFYPMHYLGFLGIPRRYYAITGTTFIPESAQHLSAAMSIAAFIVGAAQMVFLYNLAVSYFRGRPAGGNPWHATTLEWQTPQTPPTHGNFGKELPAVYRWAYDYSVPGVTSDYIPQNVPPSMVAAEGWVEPEPPGPAAPAPQAARAREPDHAPAAE from the coding sequence GCGGAGGTGGGCGAGGTCGAGCTCTACCACCCAAAAACCTTCATCGGCAAATACATCTGGAGCCAGGACGCGAAGGTGATCGCGGTCCAGTACGCGCTGACCGCCATCGGCATCGGCCTGGTGGCGCTGGTGCTGTCGTGGCTGATGCGGCTGCAGCTCGGCTTTCCTGACCGCTTCTCCTTCATCGACCCGCACAACTACCTGCAGTTCGTCAGCATGCACGGGATGATCATGGTGATCTACCTGCTGACGGCGCTGTTCCTGGGCGGCTTCGGCAACTACCTGATCCCGCTGATGGTGGGGGCACGCGACATGGTGTTCCCCTACGTCAACATGCTCAGCTACTGGGTCTACCTGGCGGCGGTGCTGTTGCTGGTGGCAAGCTTCTTCGTGCCCGGGGGGCCGACCGGCGCCGGCTGGACCCTGTACCCGCCGCAGGCCATCCTCGACGGCACGCCGGGGTCGCACGCGGGGATCATCCTGATGCTGCTCTCGCTGTGCGTCTTCATCGTCGGCTTCACCATGGGCGGCCTGAACTACGTGGTGACGGTGCTGCAGGCGCGCACGCGCGGCATGACGATGATGCGGCTGCCGCTGACGGTGTGGGGCATCTTCATGGCCACCATCCTGGCGCTGCTGGCCTTCCCGGCGCTGTTCGTCAGCTGCATCATGATGCTGCTGGACCTGACGCTAGGCACCAGCTTCTTCATGCCGGCACTGGTTTCCAAGGGCCAGCAGCTGGATTACTCGGGCGGCACGCCGCTGCTGTTCCAGCACCTGTTCTGGTTCTTCGGCCACCCTGAGGTCTACATCGTCGCCCTGCCCGCCTTCGGCATCGTCTCCGACCTGATCAGCACCCACGCACGCAAGAACATCTTCGGCTACCGCATGATGGTCTGGGCCATCCTGGTGATCGGCGGCCTGAGCTTCATCGTCTGGGCGCACCACATGTACGTGAGCGGCATGAACCCGTACTTCGGTTTCTTCTTCGCCACGACCACGCTGCTGATCGCGATCCCCACGGCCATCAAGGTCTACAACTGGGTGCTCACGCTATGGCGCGGCAACATCCACCTGACGGTGCCCATGCTGTTCGCCATCGCGTTCATCTTCACCTTCGTCAATGGCGGGCTGACCGGCCTGTTCCTTGGCAACGTGGTGGTCGACCTGCCGCTGTCGGACACCATGTTCGTGGTCGCTCATTTCCACATGGTCATGGGCATCGCGCCGATCCTGGTGGTGTTCGGCGCCATCTACCACTGGTACCCGAAGATCACCGGGCGCATGCTGGACGACGGGCTGGGCAAGCTTCATTTCTGGGTCACCTTCGTCGGCACCTACGCGATCTTCTACCCCATGCACTACCTGGGCTTCCTGGGGATCCCGCGCCGCTACTACGCCATCACCGGCACCACCTTCATTCCCGAATCGGCGCAGCATTTGAGCGCGGCGATGTCGATCGCGGCCTTCATCGTGGGCGCCGCGCAGATGGTCTTCCTGTACAACCTGGCGGTCAGCTATTTCCGGGGCCGGCCGGCCGGCGGCAACCCGTGGCATGCCACCACGCTGGAATGGCAGACCCCGCAGACGCCGCCGACGCACGGGAACTTCGGCAAGGAACTGCCGGCCGTCTATCGCTGGGCCTATGACTACAGCGTGCCGGGCGTGACAAGCGACTACATTCCACAGAACGTCCCGCCGTCCATGGTGGCGGCCGAGGGCTGGGTCGAGCCCGAGCCACCCGGCCCGGCCGCGCCGGCGCCGCAGGCGGCCCGAGCCCGCGAACCCGATCACGCACCGGCCGCGGAGTAG
- the rpsK gene encoding 30S ribosomal protein S11 — MAKAPVSNAAQRVRKKVRKNVSDGVAHVHASFNNTIITITDRQGNALSWASSGGQGFKGSRKSTPFAAQVASEVAGRAAIEQGIKNLDVEIKGPGPGRESSVRALAALGIRITSISDVTPVPHNGCRPQKRRRI; from the coding sequence ATGGCTAAGGCTCCCGTCAGCAACGCCGCGCAGCGCGTGCGCAAGAAGGTCCGCAAGAACGTGTCCGACGGCGTCGCGCACGTGCACGCGTCCTTCAACAACACGATCATCACGATCACCGACCGCCAGGGCAACGCCCTGTCCTGGGCCTCCTCCGGCGGCCAGGGCTTCAAGGGCTCGCGCAAGTCCACGCCGTTCGCCGCCCAGGTGGCCTCGGAAGTGGCCGGCCGCGCCGCGATCGAGCAGGGCATCAAGAACCTGGACGTCGAGATCAAGGGCCCCGGCCCGGGTCGCGAGTCGTCCGTGCGCGCGCTGGCCGCGCTGGGCATCCGCATCACCTCGATCTCCGACGTGACGCCGGTCCCGCACAACGGCTGCCGCCCGCAAAAGCGTCGTAGAATCTAA
- the rpsD gene encoding 30S ribosomal protein S4: MARYLGPKAKLSRREGTDLFLKSARRSISDKAKFDSKPGQHGRTSGQRTSDFGLQLREKQKVKRMYGVLERQFRRYFEEASRRKGNSGANLLFLLESRLDNVVYRMGFGSTRAEARQLVSHKAITVNGQPVNIPSYLVKTGDVIAVREKSKKQTRVLEALQLAQQVGIPAWVEVNADKGEGTFKKVPDRDEFGADINESLIVELYSR, translated from the coding sequence GTGGCACGTTATCTCGGCCCCAAGGCCAAGCTCTCCCGCCGTGAAGGCACCGACCTGTTCCTGAAGAGCGCCCGCCGCTCGATCAGCGACAAGGCGAAGTTTGATTCCAAGCCCGGCCAGCACGGCCGCACCTCCGGCCAGCGCACCTCCGATTTCGGCCTGCAACTGCGCGAGAAGCAGAAGGTCAAGCGCATGTATGGCGTGCTGGAGCGCCAGTTCCGCCGCTACTTCGAAGAAGCCTCGCGCCGCAAGGGCAACTCCGGCGCCAACCTGCTGTTCCTGCTGGAATCGCGCCTGGACAACGTCGTCTACCGCATGGGCTTCGGCTCCACCCGCGCCGAAGCGCGCCAGCTGGTGTCCCACAAGGCCATCACCGTCAATGGCCAGCCGGTGAACATTCCCTCCTACCTGGTGAAGACCGGCGACGTCATCGCCGTTCGCGAGAAGTCCAAGAAGCAAACCCGCGTGCTCGAGGCGCTGCAGCTTGCGCAACAGGTTGGCATTCCGGCGTGGGTCGAAGTGAACGCCGACAAGGGCGAAGGCACGTTCAAGAAGGTTCCGGACCGCGACGAGTTCGGCGCCGACATCAACGAATCGCTGATCGTCGAACTGTATTCTCGTTAA
- a CDS encoding cytochrome C oxidase subunit IV family protein, whose protein sequence is MDHAQHAEHGADQPVASSHGQQHPLGIYFKIWGLLFVLSAASYAVDYFHFQGLLRWSLIIVFMLLKAGLIVAVFMHMVWERLALVYAIVVPPLLLMVLLGIGALEAGHTHITRDTFFAPAAVKPAAPHTAPHK, encoded by the coding sequence ATGGACCACGCACAGCATGCAGAGCACGGCGCGGACCAACCGGTCGCGTCGTCGCACGGCCAGCAGCACCCGCTGGGCATCTATTTCAAGATCTGGGGCCTGCTGTTCGTGTTGAGCGCAGCCTCCTACGCAGTCGACTACTTCCATTTCCAGGGCCTGCTGCGCTGGTCGCTGATCATTGTCTTCATGCTGCTGAAGGCAGGCCTGATCGTCGCCGTTTTCATGCACATGGTCTGGGAGCGCCTGGCGCTGGTATACGCCATCGTGGTGCCGCCCTTGCTGCTGATGGTGCTGCTGGGAATAGGCGCGCTCGAGGCCGGCCATACCCACATCACGCGCGACACTTTCTTCGCGCCGGCGGCGGTGAAGCCGGCGGCGCCGCACACGGCTCCGCACAAGTAG
- a CDS encoding heme-copper oxidase subunit III family protein, which translates to MKMHEAIDTASALPKEKGWQSIVSDVSSDQRAFKDVPWGKPMMWIFLLSDTFIFGSFLISYMTVRGSTTVPWPNPSEVFSLMMFGQNVPLLLIAIMTFILISSSGTMALAVNYGYRRDRKTTFWLLLATAALGATFVGMQAFEWTKLIMEGVRPWGNPWGAAQFGSSFFMITGFHGTHVTIGVIFLIIVATKVRRGDLDRQAHGFLTGRRGNYEIVEIMGLYWHFVDLVWVFIFAFFYLW; encoded by the coding sequence ATGAAGATGCACGAAGCAATCGACACGGCATCCGCCCTGCCGAAGGAGAAAGGCTGGCAGAGCATCGTTTCGGACGTGTCCTCGGACCAGCGCGCCTTCAAGGACGTGCCCTGGGGCAAGCCGATGATGTGGATCTTCCTGCTCAGCGACACCTTCATTTTCGGCAGCTTCCTGATCTCGTACATGACGGTGCGTGGCTCCACCACCGTGCCGTGGCCCAATCCGAGCGAGGTGTTCTCGCTGATGATGTTCGGCCAGAACGTGCCGCTGCTGCTGATCGCGATCATGACCTTCATCCTGATCAGCAGCAGCGGGACGATGGCGCTGGCGGTGAACTACGGCTACCGGCGCGACCGCAAGACCACCTTCTGGCTGCTGCTGGCGACCGCGGCGCTGGGCGCCACCTTCGTCGGCATGCAGGCCTTCGAGTGGACCAAGCTGATCATGGAAGGCGTTCGGCCCTGGGGCAACCCGTGGGGCGCCGCGCAGTTCGGATCGTCTTTCTTCATGATCACCGGCTTCCACGGCACCCACGTGACCATCGGCGTGATCTTCCTGATCATCGTGGCGACCAAGGTGCGGCGCGGCGACCTCGACCGCCAGGCGCACGGCTTCCTCACCGGCCGCCGCGGCAACTACGAGATCGTCGAGATCATGGGCCTGTACTGGCACTTCGTGGACCTGGTCTGGGTCTTCATCTTCGCCTTCTTCTATCTTTGGTAG